One stretch of Podospora bellae-mahoneyi strain CBS 112042 chromosome 2, whole genome shotgun sequence DNA includes these proteins:
- a CDS encoding hypothetical protein (EggNog:ENOG503NYWE) has product MGADTKKSSRPPPLPVPTETESTIHTAAPTGTDLGTELGSEVSAPGDEKSSYSIPDDGTPVTIRAGHRASKSQTSLLIEYFEGGKSTSGNSASADSRKPSVRVRLTPSSKRRSSRGSDGDHIRITESRSSRKASGGRRSAAETLSAISNDLEDASSYASATEESNVSRNPIDIEIERGARRRRPASPLIPAADGSKASYTGGNMSDISAIPTDSFLDGSGGTTSFRASDSKSPDYVAAAAVGLGAAASATATSEKSRTREGGRERVVVTRSRDKERDRSKHKSSKSRTSSVSKDDKYADRSSRRSSKGHPESMVSVADSSMVSSALAPSHRSVDQHSIRSGASKTSSINNPKLLETVEDAIRRLILPELNALKREQSRRGSRRDSTTSSATSASRDDYASDKRRSNGTDKMLTPRDSLKTSKERRDREARNNDFDDSSALSHESVEDSHDLDNTPVRSIEPLKVAAAGAALGAAAVAAHEAFGSPSEDKQRSRRRRRDERRNRSSEQQAFDQYEDSDLLAPPAPPMPLMSDVNASDVTRASILSADTDRPHSASEELTPVRDLTQGPISSESMPTPTRTPVNTLQTLGAQHANLSHGDLKALPRQRTGDPDQYVLDDNGKKVPSRHARQFQDEEYDDEDEEPSPQYPPNPYDYYSTQDVPPPLKYVPYQPERRGLSPIPSVSGYTEAGSDVGPNRDSRATHRTIDSEISTANKSPRQDGGAMNRNFAGYDDDDRSVRSSNVDQTQGPSPAGSELDRVTSGQAVRAVALNPAFVHPVGIESNVASLIDASMLEGSALTVDSDKLYQGRESMATLDEEIDRQLGSPTKRSVVSQASEGQRSREFVQYELDEYGHKVPQNTTYRQSPTVSEAAIASRAVDAAAAALRAQNGKGQQETQEEQAWQGAGVQRNRSFKERTQNGPRPGLDPSFSTEKLGSEHEKPTMASSYIPNQNELMPEILDWGYEDDLLTNPSLLDDDGGRNEEGQWSEEATPRQRAQYPPDDGIDYEPLDGSPAQQKGNGGNLVIAGAAALGAAAGMAMAQNHSRQASQEHDEWYRTSEDRKRDTLVTNPYEGTSPIANLPGLEGNGFDAAYDDYGTRSPLGLKVDEGYISQGPNKTPDVHDKGKGVDFGVATRGPGGALDDPFYNHGNPRHLSGMSQGIASPMYDPATGMGMDNIESRDIMALMQHLMVRDAQRSARDTEILVTLVRSATEMRNNFEDLKKLLADTEDVIITEVKENTDKSVTRAINGPRPYPGSTAARSIQGGSVNGDDINAKKRSIFRRALLGLGAKGTNDLGRIEDMLNQLLTEVDVLKAQTVPGQQRAIQDDRSSFHLQPEGQYEQDHGYEPEGHAGTSTASHPSQSHFSLQSRGTSVKPGYDRMTSGHRISTVPEDSEEEYDARGGNESVNYDNNDMLMTPANIQRAESVPMATPPQAPAQAQASMSNENTPRTEEGKKKSRSSWFRIPKISRWSETTASSGVAESRLSKQSTKTEELNLPTGPSRSGSLDHYSENYQLASGQAPRTDKLHSGFSAQDLSEGGFQQQQQQTYHDEDLYNQPIPGGPPTANWITMVPGTPEDPKYKAHRDSLNLQHPQPRQGQTERFKAALESQALGYDTPMSPKSADWAGSATSLNRFPRNPNRDSYGSATQEYQQMWSQSPAAQNMTATSGGPPRPPKEPLNDVIPNSPSGGGLVRGGTPIQNKRVSKLQKGSPLPHHSVESGYGTMTHGVPTASYISEGQRSPKPENRNLTGAQTQVGRRPSGPRPMTPTGRSGGVASPLGSDFEDDERQQGSQQRSRKRDTFGTMNSQDTDTF; this is encoded by the exons ATGGGTGCAGACACGAAGAAGTCTAGTCGGCCGCCGCCATTGCCAGTGCCCACAGAGACCGAATCGACCATCCACACTGCAGCGCCGACCGGGACTGACCTGGGGACCGAACTTGGCAGCGAGGTATCTGCCCCCGGAGACGAGAAGTCCTCTTATTCCATCCCAGATGATGGTACACCCGTGACTATCCGAGCGGGGCATCGCGCAAGCAAATCGCAGACATCTCTCCTGATCGAGTACTTCGAAGGTGGGAAGAGCACCAGCGGCAACTCGGCGTCGGCCGACTCGCGCAAACCCAGTGTTCGAGTCCGCTTGACACCAAGCAGCAAAcgtcgcagcagcaggggcTCCGACGGAGACCACATTCGGATTACCGAGTCAAGATCATCGAGAAAAGCGAGCGGCGGTCGCCGCTCTGCTGCCGAGACGCTGTCGGCCATCAGCAACGATCTTGAAGACGCCAGCTCATATGCTTCAGCCACAGAGGAGAGCAACGTTAGTCGAAACCCCATTGACATCGAAATTGAACGAGgcgctcgccgccgccgcccggcGAGCCCTCTCATACCGGCTGCTGATGGTAGCAAGGCCAGTTACACAGGCGGCAACATGAGTGACATCTCGGCCATACCAACCGACAGCTTCCTCGATGGATCTGGCGGGACCACCTCATTCAGAGCATCCGACTCCAAGAGCCCGGATTATGTAGCAGCTGCTGCCGTCGGCTTGGGTGCCGCCGCGAGCGCCACAGCCACCTCTGAAAAGTCCCGGACACGAGAAGGGGGCCGCGAAAGGGTGGTTGTTACTAGGTCTCGAGACAAGGAGAGGGACCGCAGTAAACACAAGTCTAGCAAGAGCCGGACGAGCAGTGTCAGCAAGGATGACAAGTATGCGGATCGGTCAAGTAGGAGGTCAAGTAAAGGACACCCAGAGTCCATGGTGTCAGTGGCCGACTCCAGCATGGTTTCATCGGCTCTTGCCCCCAGTCATCGGTCCGTGGACCAGCACTCCATTAGATCTGGCGCCTCAAAGACATCGTCCATCAATAATCCGAAACTTTTGGAGACAGTGGAGGATGCCATTCGCCGCCTCATTCTACCAGAACTCAACGCCCTCAAGCGAGAACAGAGCCGGCGAGGAAGCCGACGCGATTCCACGACATCCAGCGCTACATCAGCGTCGAGGGATGATTATGCGAGCGATAAACGACGGTCCAATGGCACCGACAAGATGCTGACACCCCGCGACAGCCTCAAGACCAGCAAGGAGAGACGAGACCGAGAGGCAAGAAATAACGACTTCGACGACAGCAGCGCTCTCAGCCACGAATCAGTAGAAGACTCCCATGACCTCGATAACACACCAGTTCGCAGCATTGAGCCCCTGAAAGTTGCAGCCGCCGGGGCCGCTTTGGGCGCTGCCGCCGTTGCTGCACACGAGGCGTTTGGTTCCCCTTCAGAAGACAAGCAACGGTCAAGGAGACGACGAAGGGACGAGAGACGAAATCGCAGTTCTGAACAACAAGCGTTCGACCAGTACGAAGACTCGGACCTGCTTGCACCTCCAGCCCCACCGATGCCTCTGATGAGTGATGTCAACGCCTCGGATGTGACAAGGGCATCCATTTTGTCGGCCGATACCGACAGACCCCACTCGGCCAGCGAGGAGCTCACCCCTGTTCGTGATTTGACCCAAGGGCCGATTTCGTCAGAGTCAATGCCGACTCCCACCAGGACCCCTGTCAACACTCTACAAACCCTGGGAGCCCAACACGCTAACCTCTCGCACGGAGACCTCAAGGCGTTACCCCGTCAACGCACTGGTGATCCTGACCAGTATGTTCTTGATGACAATGGCAAGAAAGTCCCTTCTCGCCATGCGCGGCAATTTCAGGACGAAGAgtacgacgacgaggacgaggagccGTCCCCACAATATCCACCCAACCCATACGATTATTACAGCACCCAAGACGTACCTCCACCCCTCAAATACGTCCCCTATCAACCCGAACGTCGGGGCCTCAGCCCTATCCCCAGCGTCTCGGGATATACGGAAGCTGGTAGCGACGTAGGGCCAAACCGGGATTCGAGAGCTACCCACCGCACTATCGACTCGGAAATTTCCACAGCCAACAAGTCTCCACGCCAGGATGGAGGAGCAATGAATCGCAATTTTGCAGgctacgacgacgacgaccgaAGCGTGAGGAGCTCCAACGTCGACCAAACCCAAGGACCAAGCCCCGCCGGCAGCGAACTCGACCGCGTAACCTCGGGCCAGGCTGTACGTGCTGTTGCGTTGAATCCAGCCTTTGTGCACCCTGTCGGCATCGAGTCCAATGTCGCATCCCTCATCGACGCCTCGATGTTGGAAGGATCAGCTTTGACGGTGGACTCGGACAAGCTTTACCAAGGCCGTGAATCCATGGCGACTCTTGACGAGGAAATTGACCGACAGCTCGGTAGCCCAACCAAGCGCTCCGTGGTCAGCCAAGCTTCAGAAGGCCAGCGATCTCGCGAGTTCGTACAGTATGAGCTTGATGAGTATGGGCACAAGGTTCCACAGAACACTACCTACCGCCAGTCCCCAACAGTATCAGAAGCTGCGATTGCCAGCCGTGCGGTGGATGCCGCTGCAGCTGCTCTCCGGGCGCAGAACGGGAAGGGACAGCAGGAGACTCAGGAAGAGCAAGCATGGCAGGGTGCTGGTGTCCAGCGCAACCGCTCTTTCAAGGAGCGCACACAAAACGGACCACGTCCTGGACTTGATCCATCATTCAGCACCGAGAAGCTTGGCAGCGAGCATGAGAAACCAACAATGGCTTCGAGCTATATACCGAATCAAAACGAGCTCATGCCAGAAATTTTGGATTGGGGGTATGAGGATGATCTTCTGACTAACCCATCTCTccttgacgatgatggcggccGTAACGAGGAAGGCCAGTGGTCTGAGGAAGCCACGCCTCGGCAGCGTGCTCAGTACCCACCTGATGATGGCATCGACTACGAACCCCTCGATGGTTCGCCTGCGCAGCAAAAGGGCAACGGAGGAAATCTCGTTATTGCCGGCGCCGCTGCACtcggtgctgctgctggcatGGCCATGGCCCAAAATCATAGCCGACAGGCTAGCCAAGAGCACGACGAATGGTATCGCACCTCCGAAGATCGCAAGCGTGACACCCTGGTCACAAATCCTTATGAGGGAACCAGCCccatcgccaacctcccTGGGCTCGAAGGCAATGGATTCGACGCTGCTTACGATGACTATGGCACCCGTAGCCCACTCGGGCTCAAGGTCGACGAGGGCTATATTTCCCAAGGCCCCAACAAGACACCTGACGTCCACGACAAAGGAAAGGGTGTTGATTTCGGGGTTGCCACTCGTGGACCGGGTGGGGCGTTGGATGATCCATTCTACAATCATGGCAACCCACGCCACCTTAGCGGCATGTCTCAGGGCATTGCTTCGCCAATGTACGATCCGGCCACCGGGATGGGCATGGACAACATCGAATCAAGAGATATTATGGCTCTCATGCAGCACTTGATGGTTAGGGACGCGCAGCGCAGCGCAAGGGATACCGAGATTCTGGTCACTCTTGTCCGCTCTGCTACCGAGATGCGCAACAACTTTGAGGATCTCAAGAAGCTGTTGGCAGATACCGAAgacgtcatcatcaccgaagTCAAAGAGAACACTGACAAGAGCGTCACTCGCGCCATCAATGGCCCACGACCGTACCCCGGCAGCACCGCGGCTCGCTCGATCCAAGGTGGCTCGGTTAATGGCGATGATATCAAtgccaagaagagaagcaTCTTCCGCCGTGCcctgttggggttgggagccAAGGGAACCAACGACCTCGGCAGGATCGAGGATATGCTGAACCAGTTGTTGACCGAAGTGGACGTTCTCAAGGCGCAAACCGTGCCTGGACAACAGCGAGCTATTCAGGACGACCGATCatccttccacctccagccAGAAGGCCAGTATGAGCAGGACCACGGCTATGAGCCAGAGGGCCACGCTGGTACTTCGACAGCGAGCCACCCATCACAGTCTCACTTCTCGCTGCAATCTCGCGGAACATCTGTGAAGCCTGGCTACGACCGCATGACTTCGGGACACAGAATTAGCACCGTTCCCGAGGACAGTGAGGAAGAGTATGATGCTCGTGGAGGGAATGAGAGCGTCAACTACGACAACAATGACATGCTCATGACCCCAGCAAATATTCAGCGTGCCGAGTCTGTGCCAATGGCTACTCCGCCACAGGCACCAGCTCAGGCGCAAGCCTCCATGAGCAACGAGAATACGCCTCGGACCGAGGAAGGCAAGAAGAAGTCCCGGTCCAGCTGGTTCCGTATCCCCAAGATTTCGCGCTGGTCTGAAACCACCGCGTCCAGCGGCGTGGCCGAGTCTCGCCTCAGCAAGCAGTCCACCAAGACTGAGGAACTCAACCTTCCCACTGGACCATCTCGCTCGGGGTCCCTGGATCACTACTCTGAGAACTACCAGCTTGCGTCCGGACAAGCCCCCCGAACCGACAAGCTCCACAGTGGCTTCTCCGCACAGGACTTGAGCGAGGGTGGgttccagcaacaacagcagcagaccTACCACGATGAGGATCTCTACAACCAGCCCATTCCGGGCGGGCCCCCTACTGCCAATTGGATCACCATGGTTCCCGGGACGCCCGAGGACCCTAAGTACAAGGCTCATCGCGACTCGCTCAACCTTCAGCAccctcagcctcgtcaaGGACAGACTGAGCGCTTCAAGGCCGCCCTCGAGTCCCAAGCCCTGGGCTATGACACTCCCATGTCCCCCAAGTCGGCCGACTGGGCTGGCTCCGCCACGAGCCTCAACCGCTTCCCTCGCAACCCCAACCGGGACAGCTACGGTTCAGCCACCCAGGAATACCAACAAATGTGGTCGCAGTCCCCCGCTGCCCAGAACATGACTGCCACCTCTGGCGgtccccctcgcccccccaAGGAGCCCCTTAACGACGTCATTCCCAACAGCCCCAGCGGTGGCGGCCTGGTCCGCGGTGGCACCCCCATCCAGAACAAGAGGGTCAGCAAGCTCCAAAAGGGgagccccctccctcaccacagcgTTGAGAGCGGGTACGGCACCATGACGCATGGCGTGCCTACTGCCAGCTACATCAGTGAGGGCCAGCGCAGCCCCAAGCCCGAGAACAGGAACTTGACTGGTGCGCAGACGCAGGTTGGCAGACGGCCGTCTGGGCCGAGACCGATGACGCCTACTGGGCGGAGCGGGGGTGTCGCTAGCCCGTTGGGGAGTGAttttgaggatgacgagagaCAGCAGGGGAGCCAGCAGAGGAGCAGGAAGAGAG ATACCTTTGGGACGATGAACTCGCAGGATACGGATACTTTTTAA
- the ARP1 gene encoding Centractin (COG:Z; EggNog:ENOG503NU18) yields the protein MTDSLHNVSVVLDNGSGTIRAGFAGDDVPKCHFPSWVGRPKHLRVLAGALEGEVFIGQKAATELRGLLKIRYPLEHGIVTDWDDMEKIWAYVYDEGLKTLSEEHPVLLTEPPLNPRSNRDTAAQILFETFNVPALYTSIQAVLSLYASGRTTGVVLDAGDGVSHAVPVYQGFTVPNSIRRIDVAGRDVTEHLQTLLRKSGYVFHTSAEKEVVRLIKEATSYVARDPKKEEKEWAASKQDHSKFAEYVLPDGNKLKIGAERFRAPEILFDPEIIGLEYPGIHQIVVDSINRTDLDLRKDLYMNIVLSGGSTLTKGFGDRLLNEVQRLAVKDMRIKIFAPPERKYSTWIGGSILAGLSTFRKMWVSIDDWHENPDIIHTKFA from the exons ATGACAGACTCATTGCACAACGTGTCGGTAGTGCTCGACAACGGATCCGGAACTATCAGGGCTGGCTTCGCAGGAGACGACGTACCCAAGTGCCACTTCCCATCATGGGTAGGCAGACCAAAACATCTCCGCGTTCTGGCCGGTGCgctggagggagaggtgttTATCGGCCAGAAAGCGGCCACAGAGCTGCGGGGCTTGCTCAAAATCCGATACCCTCTGGAGCATGGTATTGTAACGGACTGGGATGATATGGAGAAAATCTGGGCCTATGTGTATGACGAGGGGTTAAAGACACTGAGTGAGGAG CACCCTGTCCTTCTTACCGAACCACCACTCAACCCAAGGTCAAACCGTGACACGGCTGCTCAAATTTTATTCGAGACGTTCAACGTGCCAGCTCTCTACACATCAATCCAGGCCGTACTGTCTTTGTACGCCAGTGGAAGGACGACAGGTGTGGTGCTTGATGCTGGCGACGGTGTGTCCCATGCTGTACCAGTATACCAAGGGTTCACGGTGCCCAACAGTATCAGGAGAATCGATGTCGCCGGCCGCGACGTGACCGAACATCTACAGACGCTTCTCCGCAAGAGCGGTTACGTCTTCCATACCAGCGCAGAAAAGGAGGTCGTCAGGCTCATCAAGGAGGCCACGAGCTACGTCGCGAGGGATcccaagaaggaagagaaggagtgGGCAGCTTCCAAGCAGGACCACAGCAAATTTGCCGAATATGTCTTGCCAGATGgcaacaagctcaag ATTGGAGCGGAACGTTTCCGTGCCCCAGAGATCTTGTTCGACCCTGAGATCATCGGTCTTGAATATCCGGGCATTCACCAAATAGTAGTTGATTCGATCAACAGGACGGATCTCGACCTGCGCAAGGACCTGTACATGAACATCGTCCTGTCGGGAGGTAGTACACTCACAAAGGGATTCGGTGACAGACTTCTCAACGAAGTACAGCGGCTTGCTGTCAAGGATATGAGAATCAAGATTTTTGCGCCCCCGGAGCGGAAGTACTCTACCTGGATTGGTGGCAGTATTCTGGCTGGTCTGAGCACATTCAGAAAG ATGTGGGTCAGCATTGACGACTGGCATGAGAACCCGGATATTATCCATACCAAGTTCGCCTAG